The following coding sequences are from one Nicotiana tabacum cultivar K326 chromosome 1, ASM71507v2, whole genome shotgun sequence window:
- the LOC107762653 gene encoding 17.3 kDa class II heat shock protein, with protein MDFRLMGIDTPLFHTIHHLMDTAGDDSDKSVNAPSRNYVRDAKAMAATPADVKEYPNSYVFVVDMPGLKSGDINVQVEDDNVLLISGERKREEEKEGAKYIRMERRVGKFMRKFTLLENANTDAISAVCQDGVLTVTVQKLPPPEPKKPKTIEVKIA; from the coding sequence ATGGATTTCAGGCTAATGGGTATCGACACTCCACTGTTCCACACTATCCACCACCTCATGGACACAGCCGGTGACGATTCCGACAAGTCCGTCAACGCCCCATCGAGGAACTATGTACGTGACGCTAAGGCCATGGCTGCAACACCAGCCGACGTGAAAGAGTATCCCAATTCCTACGTTTTCGTTGTGGACATGCCAGGGTTGAAATCTGGAGATATTAATGTGCAAGTGGAAGACGACAATGTGCTGCTGATAAGTGGAGAAAGAAAGagggaagaagagaaagaagggGCTAAGTATATCAGAATGGAGAGAAGGGTTGGAAAATTCATGAGGAAGTTTACGCTGTTGGAAAATGCGAATACTGATGCGATCTCTGCTGTTTGTCAAGATGGAGTTTTGACTGTGACTGTCCAGAAGTTGCCTCCTCCTGAGCCTAAGAAACCCAAAACTATCGAGGTTAAAATTGCATAA